The following coding sequences lie in one Maribacter forsetii DSM 18668 genomic window:
- a CDS encoding DUF4350 domain-containing protein: MTEIVRPRPINWRPSYTSVSKIPFGCFVLFNELPNIFSNNEIESVENSMYDILIQRDSSIRSNYLIINDFVYLDEQETNQVLKYVADGNQVFIASNNLTGQLADTLNIEIRQQYDIQEDSVKASFTNQNFEQEHFYFTRGVDPSYFASVDTLKTEILGHLQFKSSTFLENNEDEIKVQPNFIKTTFGKGNFLINTLPVAFTNYYVLGDNSNYSVQSFSYLNDQLLYWDDYKKSGRKVITSPMRFILNQPALKWSYYLLVIGLLLFVIFKAKREQRIIPIIKPLENSSVEFAKTVGSLYYQHRDYTNLNNKKITYFLTHIRNKYYLNTSVLDENLITQLSAKAGKPKEETKALIELILNLKNKTVHTEQDSLTLVQKINTFKQSYGR; this comes from the coding sequence GTGACAGAAATTGTGCGTCCTAGACCCATAAATTGGAGACCGTCTTACACATCGGTTTCTAAAATTCCGTTTGGCTGTTTTGTTCTGTTTAACGAACTACCGAACATATTTTCGAACAACGAAATTGAATCTGTCGAAAATAGCATGTACGATATTCTAATTCAACGAGATAGCTCCATACGCTCCAATTATTTAATCATCAACGATTTTGTCTATTTAGATGAGCAAGAGACTAATCAAGTTTTAAAATATGTAGCTGACGGCAATCAAGTTTTTATAGCTAGCAACAATCTTACAGGTCAATTAGCCGATACATTAAACATTGAAATCAGACAACAATATGACATTCAAGAAGATTCTGTAAAAGCTTCGTTTACCAATCAAAATTTTGAACAAGAACATTTCTATTTTACAAGAGGTGTTGACCCTAGTTATTTTGCAAGTGTAGATACCTTAAAAACAGAAATTCTAGGACACCTACAGTTTAAGTCTTCTACCTTTTTAGAAAATAACGAAGATGAAATTAAGGTTCAACCCAACTTTATCAAAACAACTTTTGGTAAGGGAAATTTCTTGATAAACACCTTACCAGTTGCCTTTACCAACTATTACGTTTTGGGTGATAATAGTAACTACAGTGTTCAAAGTTTTTCTTATCTAAACGACCAACTTTTGTATTGGGACGATTACAAGAAATCTGGCAGAAAAGTTATTACTTCACCTATGCGGTTTATATTGAACCAGCCTGCATTAAAATGGAGTTATTACTTACTTGTCATAGGTCTGCTGCTTTTTGTAATATTTAAAGCAAAACGAGAACAGCGAATCATACCTATTATTAAACCTTTAGAAAACTCTTCTGTAGAATTTGCAAAAACTGTTGGATCACTATATTATCAACATAGGGATTATACTAATTTGAACAATAAAAAGATAACTTATTTTTTAACGCACATTAGAAATAAGTACTATCTAAACACTTCAGTTTTAGATGAGAATCTAATAACCCAATTAAGTGCTAAAGCAGGTAAACCTAAAGAAGAAACAAAAGCTTTAATTGAACTCATACTTAATCTAAAAAACAAAACGGTACATACTGAACAGGATTCTTTAACCCTAGTTCAGAAAATAAATACATTTAAACAATCTTATGGAAGATAA